Proteins co-encoded in one Balearica regulorum gibbericeps isolate bBalReg1 chromosome 16, bBalReg1.pri, whole genome shotgun sequence genomic window:
- the SAMD10 gene encoding sterile alpha motif domain-containing protein 10 isoform X1 codes for MQQGCPSLCCVSTIRSSQGAPKPAAAAHFSFCRSLLEHTVSAENLSYRLQRNPGSSLTWHDGRSQRADSGRTVKLLRQPGTEGSQGRACDHYGIYHTSPTLGSLAKPVVLWTQQDVCKWLKKHCPHNYLIYVEAFSHHAITGRALLRLNGEKLHRMGIAHEAQRQEVLQQVLQLQVREEVRNLQLLSQDCTNTVNRAPLGWAVHRRYET; via the exons ATGCAGCAGGGCTGTCCGTCCCTCTGCTGCGTCTCCACCATCCGCAGCTCACAGGGTGCACCCAAGCCAG ccGCCGCCGCTCACTTCAGCTTCTGCCGCAGCCTCCTGGAGCACACGGTCTCGGCCGAGAACCTCAGCTACCGCCTGCAGAGGAACCCGGGCAGCAGCCTCACCTGGCACGACGGCCGGAGCCAGCGGGCCGACAGCGGCCGGACCGTCAAGCTCCTGCGGCAGCCAGGCACCGAGGGCTCACAG GGCCGTGCCTGCGATCACTATGGCATCTACCACACCAGCCCCACGCTGGGCAGCCTGGCCAAGCCGGTGGTGCTCTGGACCCAGCAGGATGTGTGCAAATGGCTGAAGAAGCACTGCCCGCATAACTATCTCATCTATGTCGAGGCGTTCTCCCACCATGCCATCACAG GTCGGGCGCTGCTGCGGCTGAACGGGGAGAAGCTGCATCGCATGGGCATCGCTCACGAGGCGCAGCGGCAGGAGGTCCTGCAGCAGGTCCTGCAGCTCCAGGTGCGCGAGGAGGTCCGAAAcctgcagctgctcagccaAG ATTGTACCAACACTGTGAACCGAGCACCTCTGGGATGGGCTGTGCACCGCCGATATGAGACCTGA
- the SAMD10 gene encoding sterile alpha motif domain-containing protein 10 isoform X2: MSCGQPKDMEAAAAHFSFCRSLLEHTVSAENLSYRLQRNPGSSLTWHDGRSQRADSGRTVKLLRQPGTEGSQGRACDHYGIYHTSPTLGSLAKPVVLWTQQDVCKWLKKHCPHNYLIYVEAFSHHAITGRALLRLNGEKLHRMGIAHEAQRQEVLQQVLQLQVREEVRNLQLLSQDCTNTVNRAPLGWAVHRRYET, encoded by the exons ATGAGCTGCGGCCAGCCCAAGGACATGGAAG ccGCCGCCGCTCACTTCAGCTTCTGCCGCAGCCTCCTGGAGCACACGGTCTCGGCCGAGAACCTCAGCTACCGCCTGCAGAGGAACCCGGGCAGCAGCCTCACCTGGCACGACGGCCGGAGCCAGCGGGCCGACAGCGGCCGGACCGTCAAGCTCCTGCGGCAGCCAGGCACCGAGGGCTCACAG GGCCGTGCCTGCGATCACTATGGCATCTACCACACCAGCCCCACGCTGGGCAGCCTGGCCAAGCCGGTGGTGCTCTGGACCCAGCAGGATGTGTGCAAATGGCTGAAGAAGCACTGCCCGCATAACTATCTCATCTATGTCGAGGCGTTCTCCCACCATGCCATCACAG GTCGGGCGCTGCTGCGGCTGAACGGGGAGAAGCTGCATCGCATGGGCATCGCTCACGAGGCGCAGCGGCAGGAGGTCCTGCAGCAGGTCCTGCAGCTCCAGGTGCGCGAGGAGGTCCGAAAcctgcagctgctcagccaAG ATTGTACCAACACTGTGAACCGAGCACCTCTGGGATGGGCTGTGCACCGCCGATATGAGACCTGA
- the SAMD10 gene encoding sterile alpha motif domain-containing protein 10 isoform X3, translating into MQQGCPSLCCVSTIRSSQGAPKPAAAAHFSFCRSLLEHTVSAENLSYRLQRNPGSSLTWHDGRSQRADSGRTVKLLRQPGTEGSQGRACDHYGIYHTSPTLGSLAKPVVLWTQQDVCKWLKKHCPHNYLIYVEAFSHHAITGRALLRLNGEKLHRMGIAHEAQRQEVLQQVLQLQVREEVRNLQLLSQASFGNVS; encoded by the exons ATGCAGCAGGGCTGTCCGTCCCTCTGCTGCGTCTCCACCATCCGCAGCTCACAGGGTGCACCCAAGCCAG ccGCCGCCGCTCACTTCAGCTTCTGCCGCAGCCTCCTGGAGCACACGGTCTCGGCCGAGAACCTCAGCTACCGCCTGCAGAGGAACCCGGGCAGCAGCCTCACCTGGCACGACGGCCGGAGCCAGCGGGCCGACAGCGGCCGGACCGTCAAGCTCCTGCGGCAGCCAGGCACCGAGGGCTCACAG GGCCGTGCCTGCGATCACTATGGCATCTACCACACCAGCCCCACGCTGGGCAGCCTGGCCAAGCCGGTGGTGCTCTGGACCCAGCAGGATGTGTGCAAATGGCTGAAGAAGCACTGCCCGCATAACTATCTCATCTATGTCGAGGCGTTCTCCCACCATGCCATCACAG GTCGGGCGCTGCTGCGGCTGAACGGGGAGAAGCTGCATCGCATGGGCATCGCTCACGAGGCGCAGCGGCAGGAGGTCCTGCAGCAGGTCCTGCAGCTCCAGGTGCGCGAGGAGGTCCGAAAcctgcagctgctcagccaAG CTTCTTTTGGAAATGTCTCCTAG